GCGACCACCCGCCCTCCGCACTGTCACCCGGGAACGCGGCGGCGTGATGGACGGGCGGGGCCGCGCGCTCGGCGGCGGCAAACATCGCCGCCTCCCACCGTAGCCGGGCCTGACCAGGGTCTTGTGGGAGATCGCGACGCTGCCTTTCCAGTGCCACGATATCCCTCACCCGCGCGTCAGTGGCCTTGATCTCGTTGATCCTTGACGACAACTGCTCCCGTTCGCGGGAAAGCGAATCCGGCAACTCCGCGATCTTGCGCGCGTATTCGTCGGCCCGCTCGCGATAGAGGCGGCGGGCGGCGACCTCGGCCGGGCTGTCAAAAATCTTGTCTTCCATCTGGCGCACCTGTTGCAGGACCTGGCCGTAGACCACCTGCGGAACCGGAATACCGGTCACCGACCATGACAGGATGGCGACCGGTGTCAAATAGGCGACGATCAGGATCACATATTGCGCGACTTGCGTCCACGTCACCGCGCGCATGCCACCAAGAAAGGAGCAGACGAGAATGCCGGCGAGGCCGACGAAAACGCCGACTTCGAATTGCAGGCTGACAAAGCGGCTGGTGATGACGCCGACCCCGTAGATCTGCGCAACGACATAGACGAACGAGGCAAGAATCGTGGCGCCGACAGCGACCAGCCGGATGGCGTTGCCGCCGTAGCGGGCGCTCAGGAAATCAGGGATCGTGAATTCGCCGAAACGCCGCAGGTACGGTGCCAGCAGCAGCGCGACCAGGACGAAGCCGCCGGTCCAACCAAGTACGAAAGCCAGCCCCTGGTAGCCCGAGAGATAGAGCGTCCCGGCCAGACCGATGAACGAAGCGGCACTCATCCAGTCGGCGCCGGTAGCCATGCCGTTGAAGAATGCTGGTACCCGGCGTCCGGCAACATAGAACTCCGAGACGTCGGTAGTTCGGCTCATGATGCCGATCACGGCATACATCGAGATCGTGAAGATCAGGAACGAGTAGCCGATCCAGCGCGGCGGCATACCGTGCTGCTCGAGCACGGCAAGCGCCCCCACGAACATCAGGAAGCCGCCCGTGTACAACAGATAGTAGCGCTGTAGCCTGGTCAGGGAGGCCAGCATCGCCCTACCCTAAGCCGGACGAGCCGGAACCAAACAGGTATTACGATAGAAGCCTGACGAATGACCGAGGAGGCGATCATGTTGGCGATGGCTCTGGCGGAACGATACGCGACGAACATGCATGGCGTGCTTTCGTGCTTTGACCGGATCATTATCACCGGCACGCTGCCTGGTGCGTGCTACGCGGCAGGAATGACGAGTTATTTGTACACGCACGGAATTCGGGTATTCGACTACCCGCGATTTGCCGAGCCGCTGCGAGATCGCATTCGTGAGCGTGCGCAGGAGGTGTGTCTGGCGGCGGGTATTGAAATCGCGCACGTCAGCAAAAGCCATATTCGCAA
This window of the Candidatus Dechloromonas phosphoritropha genome carries:
- a CDS encoding cation acetate symporter, coding for MLASLTRLQRYYLLYTGGFLMFVGALAVLEQHGMPPRWIGYSFLIFTISMYAVIGIMSRTTDVSEFYVAGRRVPAFFNGMATGADWMSAASFIGLAGTLYLSGYQGLAFVLGWTGGFVLVALLLAPYLRRFGEFTIPDFLSARYGGNAIRLVAVGATILASFVYVVAQIYGVGVITSRFVSLQFEVGVFVGLAGILVCSFLGGMRAVTWTQVAQYVILIVAYLTPVAILSWSVTGIPVPQVVYGQVLQQVRQMEDKIFDSPAEVAARRLYRERADEYARKIAELPDSLSREREQLSSRINEIKATDARVRDIVALERQRRDLPQDPGQARLRWEAAMFAAAERAAPPVHHAAAFPGDSAEGGWSQHINFLALVFCLTVGTAALPHLLMRYYTTPNVREARESVFWSLLFILVLYLTAPAYAAFVKYEVLAHLVDLPIEKLPGWVSAWSRVGLVSYEDINGDGILQLAELVLSPDVVVLATPEIAGMPYVVSGLVAAGGLAAALSTADGLLLTITGALSHDVYYRVFRPASSTQLRLVISKSLLLVVAVLAATVAAQKPGTILSMVAWAFSIAGSAFFPALVLGIFWRRATRAGALAGMIVGFSLAAYYIFRVEVGSLAWLGLGSLRMQPWFQISSTAAGVFGVAAGFATVIVVSLFTKAPDKEVERFLNAIRRASPAKCDP